The nucleotide sequence GCAGCCGATGCACTTGCTCTCGTCCACGGCAGGCTTGGCATCGGAGTGCATCTCTTGCTTGGCACTGCGTGAGCCCAGGCCCATGCCCACGTTCTTGATCGCCCCGCCAAAGCCGGTCATCTCGTGACCCTTGAAGTGACTGACCGCGATCAGAGCGTCGGCCAGATGGGCGGCGCTCGCTATCTTGACCTTATCAAAGTGCTTGCCGCCGACTTCCACTGGAAAGTAATCCTTGCCGTTTAAGCCATCGGCGATAATCAAGGGAGCGCCGGCCACGCTGAAAGCAAAACCGTTTTCTATCGCTGTAACCAGGTGATCGGGTGCGTTAGAGCGACTGCCCTTGTAGAGGGTTCCGGCATCGGTCAGAAACGGTTTGCCGCCCGCGGCTTTGACCTTATCAACTATGCGGCGAAGATAGATGGCTGGGACAAAAGCGGTGTTGCCCCTCTCGCCGAAGTGGACTTTGATGGCGACCAGATCCCCCTCTTCGATAAGGTCGGCAAAGCCGGCCCGGTCGAAGAGATCTTCGGTCATGTCGAGGAAACTCCTCTTCTGTTTGTCCCTAATATCTGCGAAATGGACGTCAGCCAAGAGATTCTTTCAACTCCTTTTCGATGAGGGCGCCGGCTCCCATGAAGCCGGCCCGGTTGCCGAGGTGCGCCTTGAGTATCTTGACCATTTCGGAGCTGGGTTTGATCGCCCGCTCCTTGACTACGCCTTCGGCCACCCTAAGAATCAGCTCGCCGGTATCGGCCACTCCGCCGCCGACCACGATGACCTCGGGGTTGAAGATGTTGGTAAGATTGGTGAGGGCTGTCCCGACGATCTCGCCTATCTCGGTCAGGATTTGAATGGCCAGAGCATCACCTGCGGCTGCAGCCAGGGCCAAGTGTTCGGCGTTGACCTTTTCCAGCTCGCCCGAGGCAAATTTTAAAATAGGCGAGTTCGGTTTATCAGTAAGAGCCGCCCGCGCTCTTTTTGAGATGGCCGGCCCGGCCGCCAAGGCCTCGAAACAACCGTAATTTCCGCAAGCGCACATGGGGCCGTTTCGGTCAATTATCATGTGTCCGACCTCGGCCGCGCAGCCAAGTGACCCCCGGTACATCTCACCATTCAATATCAAGCCGCCGCCGACGCCGGTACCCAAGGTGACGCAGATTATCTCGCTGGACCCCCGGCCGGCTCCAAAGACCTTCTCGCCCCAGGCGGCCGCGTTGGCGTCGTTATCTATCAAGATGGGAAGACCGTGCGTCTCGGCTATCGCCTCTTTTAAGGGGAAGTTTCTGAAGGGGAGATTGGGTGAGAAGACGATGATGCCGCCATCAAAATCAATGGTTCCGGCGACCCCAATCCCGATGCCCTTGACTTGTTCGATCGCGATCTCACCGACCTGGTTTATCTTTGCTATCAGCTTTTTGATGAAGTCAGATATAGATTTAGCGGCCGCAGCGGGGCCCAGGTCGTTGAATTTGGGAGTAGGCTCGACGAGTTCGCAGAGGACGCCACGCCGACCACCCGGAAAGGTTCTTACCGTATCGATGAGGCCGATGGCCGTCTTGGTGCCGCCGATATCAACCCCGATTACATAGTTGCCGTCCGCCATGATCACCGCCAAGTCCGTTTATCACTTTAGCGAGCCCGATCAATCCTTATAGACGACGACCCGGTTTTTGCCCGCCTCTATGGCCGATTTTAAAGCGCCCTCGACCCGCT is from Actinomycetota bacterium and encodes:
- a CDS encoding ROK family protein, with amino-acid sequence MADGNYVIGVDIGGTKTAIGLIDTVRTFPGGRRGVLCELVEPTPKFNDLGPAAAAKSISDFIKKLIAKINQVGEIAIEQVKGIGIGVAGTIDFDGGIIVFSPNLPFRNFPLKEAIAETHGLPILIDNDANAAAWGEKVFGAGRGSSEIICVTLGTGVGGGLILNGEMYRGSLGCAAEVGHMIIDRNGPMCACGNYGCFEALAAGPAISKRARAALTDKPNSPILKFASGELEKVNAEHLALAAAAGDALAIQILTEIGEIVGTALTNLTNIFNPEVIVVGGGVADTGELILRVAEGVVKERAIKPSSEMVKILKAHLGNRAGFMGAGALIEKELKESLG
- a CDS encoding DUF362 domain-containing protein, which encodes MTEDLFDRAGFADLIEEGDLVAIKVHFGERGNTAFVPAIYLRRIVDKVKAAGGKPFLTDAGTLYKGSRSNAPDHLVTAIENGFAFSVAGAPLIIADGLNGKDYFPVEVGGKHFDKVKIASAAHLADALIAVSHFKGHEMTGFGGAIKNVGMGLGSRSAKQEMHSDAKPAVDESKCIGCKKCTKWCPVNAISMTSKNKVLINEGICIGCGECTVTCPFSAIAVNWQTSPGVIAEKICEYVKGALKGKETKSGFFNFVMNVTPDCDCWSWSDAPIAQDIGILASKDIVAIDQASADLVNESAGRDLFASLHPHTDGSVQLEYGQKIGLGSRTFRLI